The following are encoded together in the Caretta caretta isolate rCarCar2 chromosome 17, rCarCar1.hap1, whole genome shotgun sequence genome:
- the CLTC gene encoding clathrin heavy chain 1 isoform X1, with translation MAQILPIRFQEHLQLQNLGINPANIGFSTLTMESDKFICIREKVGEQAQVVIIDMNDPSNPIRRPISADSAIMNPASKVIALKAGKTLQIFNIEMKSKMKAHTMTDDVTFWKWISLNTVALVTDNAVYHWSMEGESQPVKMFDRHSSLAGCQIINYRTDAKQKWLLLTGISAQQNRVVGAMQLYSVDRKVSQPIEGHAASFAQFKMEGNAEESTLFCFAVRGQAGGKLHIIEVGTPPTGNQPFPKKAVDVFFPPEAQNDFPVAMQISEKHDVVFLITKYGYIHLYDLETGTCIYMNRISGETIFVTAPHEATAGIIGVNRKGQVLSVCVEEENIIPYITNVLQNPDLALRMAVRNNLAGAEELFARKFNALFAQGNYSEAAKVAANAPKGILRTPDTIRRFQSVQAQPGQTSPLLQYFGILLDQGQLNKYESLELCRPVLQQGRKQLLEKWLKEDKLECSEELGDLVKSVDPTLALSVYLRANVPNKVIQCFAETGQVQKIVLYAKKVGYTPDWIFLLRNVMRISPDQGQQFAQMLVQDEEPLADITQIVDVFMEYNLIQQCTAFLLDALKNNRPSEGPLQTRLLEMNLMHAPQVADAILGNQMFTHYDRAHIAQLCEKAGLLQRALEHFTDLYDIKRAVVHTHLLNPEWLVNYFGSLSVEDSLECLRAMLSANIRQNLQICVQVASKYHEQLSTQSLIELFESFKSFEGLFYFLGSIVNFSQDPDVHFKYIQAACKTGQIKEVERICRESNCYDPERVKNFLKEAKLTDQLPLIIVCDRFDFVHDLVLYLYRNNLQKYIEIYVQKVNPSRLPVVIGGLLDVDCSEDVIKNLILVVRGQFSTDELVAEVEKRNRLKLLLPWLEARIHEGCEEPATHNALAKIYIDSNNNPERFLRENPYYDSRVVGKYCEKRDPHLACVAYERGQCDLELINVCNENSLFKSLSRYLVRRKDPELWGSVLLESNPYRRPLIDQVVQTALSETQDPEEVSVTVKAFMTADLPNELIELLEKIVLDNSVFSEHRNLQNLLILTAIKADRTRVMEYINRLDNYDAPDIANIAISNELFEEAFAIFRKFDVNTSAVQVLIEHIGNLDRAYEFAERCNEPAVWSQLAKAQLQKGMVKEAIDSYIKADDPSSYMEVVQAANASGNWEELVKYLQMARKKARESYVETELIFALAKTNRLAELEEFINGPNNAHIQQVGDRCYDEKMYDAAKLLYNNVSNFGRLASTLVHLGEYQAAVDGARKANSTRTWKEVCFACVDGKEFRLAQMCGLHIVVHADELEELINYYQDRGYFEELITMLEAALGLERAHMGMFTELAILYSKFKPQKMREHLELFWSRVNIPKVLRAAEQAHLWAELVFLYDKYEEYDNAIITMMNHPTDAWKEGQFKDIITKVANVELYYKAIQFYLEFKPLLLNDLLMVLSPRLDHTRAVNFFSKAKQLPLVKPYLRSVQNHNNKSVNESLNNLFIIEEDYQALRTSIDAYDNFDNISLAQRLEKHELIEFRRIAAYLFKGNNRWKQSVELCKKDRLYKDAMQYASESKDTELAEELLQWFLQEEKRECFGACLFTCYDLLRPDVVLETAWRHNIMDFAMPYFIQVMKEYLTKVDAIKEKVDKLDASESLRKEEEQATETQPIVYGQPQLMLTAGPSVAVPPQAPFGYGYTAPPYGQPQPGFGYTM, from the exons CTGGGAAAACGCTTCAAATCTTTAACATTGAAATGAAGAGTAAAATGAAGGCTCATACTATGACTGATGATGTTACCTTCTGGAAATGGATTTCTCTGAACACTGTTGCTCTTGTAACGGACAACGCAGTCTACCACTGGAGCATGGAGGGAGAATCTCAGCCTGTGAAAATGTTTGACCGACACTCTAGTCTTGCAGGCTGCCAGATCATCAACTATCGTACAGATGCTAAGCAGAAATGGTTACTTCTGACTGGCATATCTGCACAG CAAAATCGTGTTGTGGGAGCCATGCAGCTTTATTCTGTAGATAGAAAAGTGTCCCAGCCTATTGAGGGGCATGCAGCTAGTTTTGCTCAGTTCAAGATGGAAGGTAATGCTGAGGAATCGACTCTCTTCTGTTTTGCAGTAAGAGGTCAAGCTGGAGGCAAG TTGCATATCATTGAAGTTGGCACACCACCAACAGGGAACCAACCATTTCCCAagaaagcagtggatgtcttCTTTCCTCCTGAAGCACAGAATGACTTTCCTGTAGCAATGCAG ATTAGTGAAAAACATGATGTGGTGTTTCTGATAACAAAATACGGTTACATCCATTTGTATGACCTTGAAACTGGCACCTGCATCTACATGAATAGAATCAGTGGAGAAACCATATTTGTCACTGCACCGCATGAAGCAACCGCTGGAATTATAGGCGTTAACAGAAAGGGACAA GTGCTCTCAGTATGTGTAGAGGAAGAGAACATAATTCCTTACATCACTAACGTGCTGCAAAATCCTGACCTGGCTTTGCGAATGGCTGTCCGCAACAATCTGGCAGGAGCGGAGGAACTCTTTGCCCGAAAATTCAACGCACTGTTTGCCCAGGGAAACTACTCAGAGGCAGCAAAAGTGGCAGCAAACGCACCAAAG GGAATCCTGCGTACTCCAGACACCATACGCCGGTTCCAGAGCGTTCAAGCACAGCCAGGTCAGACTTCTCCCTTACTCCAGTACTTTGGAATTCTACTAGACCAAGGTCAGCTGAACAAATATGAATCCTTGGAACTCTGCAGGCCAGTGCTTCAGCAGGGACGCAAACAGCTTCTGGAGAAATGGTTAAAAGAGGATAAG TTGGAGTGTTCAGAGGAATTAGGAGATCTAGTGAAGTCTGTGGACCCTACCCTGGCACTTAGTGTCTATCTAAGAGCTAATGTTCCTAACAAGGTCATTCAATGTTTTGCTGAAACAGGACAAGTCCAGAAGATTGTTCTGTATGCTAAGAAG GTTGGGTATACTCCAGATTGGATTTTCCTGCTGAGGAATGTAATGCGAATCagccctgaccaaggacagcagtTTGCTCAAATGCTAGTTCAGGATGAAGAACCTCTTGCAGATATCACACAA ATAGTGGATGTGTTTATGGAGTACAACCTAATTCAGCAGTGTACTGCCTTCTTGCTGGATGCATTGAAGAATAATCGCCCTTCTGAGGGTCCCCTGCAAACACGTTTACTCGAGATGAATCTCATGCATGCACCTCAG GTTGCAGATGCGATCTTGGGAAACCAGATGTTTACTCACTATGACCGGGCTCACATTGCACAGCTGTGTGAGAAAGCTGGCCTGCTGCAGAGAGCATTAGAACACTTCACTGACTTGTATGATATCAAGCGTGCAGTAGTTCACACTCATCTTCTCAACCCTGAG TGGCTGGTGAATTATTTTGGCTCCCTATCAGTAGAAGACTCTCTGGAGTGTCTGCGTGCCATGCTTTCTGCTAACATTCGTCAAAACCTGCAGATTTGTGTTCAGGTAGCTTCAAAATATCATGAACAGCTGTCAACACAGTCACTTATTGAGCTGTTTGAGTCTTTTAAGAGCTTTGAAG GTCTATTTTATTTCTTGGGCTCAATTGTAAACTTCAGCCAGGACCCAGATGTGCACTTCAAATATATCCAAGCTGCATGCAAGACAGGGCAAATTAAAGAAGTGGAAAGAATCTGCAGAGAAAGCAATTGCTATGATCCAGAACgtgttaaaaacttcctcaag GAAGCAAAACTGACTGACCAGTTACCACTGATCATTGTATGTGATCGCTTTGACTTTGTCCATGACCTCGTGCTGTACCTGTATAGAAATAATCTCCAAAAATATATTGAGATTTACGTACAGAAG GTGAATCCAAGCCGTCTGCCTGTTGTCATTGGGGGACTGCTTGATGTGGATTGTTCTGAAGATGTGATAAAGAACTTGATCCTTGTTGTGAGAGGTCAATTCTCCACTGATGAGCTTGTTGCAGAAGTAGAAAAAAGAAACAG GCTAAAACTGCTCCTTCCATGGTTAGAAGCAAGAATTCATGAGGGTTGTGAGGAACCTGCTACTCATAATGCACTGGCCAAAATCTACATAGACAGCAACAACAACCCAGAAAGATTTCTGCGTGAGAATCCCTACTATGACAGTCGTGTTGTGGGGAAGTACTGTGAGAAGAGAGACCCTCATTTGGCATGTGTGGCTTATGAGCGTGGGCAGTGTGACTTGGAGCTTATTAAT GTATGCAATGAAAACTCCCTCTTCAAGAGCCTTTCACGTTACTTAGTTCGCCGTAAGGATCCTGAATTGTGGGGGAGTGTACTGCTGGAAAGCAATCCTTACAGAAGACCACTTATTGACCAG GTTGTGCAGACTGCACTGTCTGAGACGCAGGACCCTGAAGAAGTGTCTGTTACTGTAAAAGCTTTCATGACTGCTGATCTTCCCAATGAGCTCATTGAACTGCTGGAGAAAATAGTTCTTGATAACTCTGTGTTCAGTGAACACAG GAATCTGCAAAACCTCCTTATTCTCACAGCTATTAAAGCTGACCGTACTCGTGTCATGGAATATATCAACCGTCTGGATAATTATGATGCTCCAGATATTGCTAACATTGCTATCAGTAATGAGCTTTTTGAGGAGGCTTTTGCCATCTTCAGGAAATTTGATGTCAACACCTCAGCTGTGCAG GTATTGATTGAACACATTGGAAACCTGGATCGTGCCTATGAATTTGCTGAACGCTGCAATGAGCCTGCTGTGTGGAGTCAGCTTGCTAAAGCCCAGCTTCAGAAAGGGATGGTAAAAGAAGCAATTGACTCCTACATTAAAGCAGATGATCCTTCCTCCTACATGGAAGTTGTTCAAGCTGCCAATGCTAGCG GGAACTGGGAAGAGCTGGTGAAATACCTACAGATGGCACGCAAAAAAGCACGAGAGTCCTATGTGGAGACAGAACTCATTTTTGCTCTTGCTAAAACAAACCGTCTAGCTGAGCTGGAAGAATTCATAAATGGACCTAATAACGCTCATATACAGCAA GTTGGTGATCGCTGCTATGATGAGAAGATGTACGATGCTGCTAAGCTATTGTATAACAACGTGTCAAATTTCGGCCGTTTGGCATCCACATTGGTTCACCTAGGTGAATACCAAGCAGCTGTTGACGGTGCTCGGAAAGCAAACAGCACTCGAACATGGAAAGAG GTTTGCTTTGCATGTGTTGATGGGAAAGAGTTCCGTCTAGCCCAGATGTGTGGACTTCATATCGTAGTGCATGCAGATGAATTGGAAGAGCTCATCAACTATTACCAG GATCGTGGATACTTTGAAGAGTTGATAACTATGTTGGAAGCAGCATTGGGACTTGAGCGTGCCCACATGGGAATGTTTACAGAGCTAGCAATTCTCTACTCCAAATTCAAACCCCAGAAGATGAGGGAGCACTTGGAACTATTCTGGTCCAGAGTCAACATTCCCAAG GTGCTAAGAGCTGCAGAACAAGCCCATCTTTGGGCAGAGCTGGTGTTCTTGTATGATAAATATGAAGAGTATGATAATGCCATCATCACAATGATGAATCACCCAACAGATGCATGGAAAGAAGGACAGTTCAAAGATATCATCACTAAG GTGGCCAATGTGGAGCTGTATTATAAAGCAATCCAGTTTTATTTGGAATTTAAACCCCTCTTGCTCAATGATCTGTTGATGGTGCTGTCTCCCCGGCTGGATCATACTCGTGCTGTAAACTTCTTCAGTAAG GCTAAACAGCTTCCCCTTGTTAAACCCTACTTGCGCTCAGTTCAAAACCACAACAACAAATCAGTGAATGAGTCTCTGAATAATCTCTTCATTATAGAAGAAGACTATCAg GCTCTTAGGACATCTATAGATGCCTATGACAACTTTGACAACATCTCCCTTGCTCAGCGTTTGGAGAAGCACGAGCTGATTGAGTTCAGAAGAATTGCTGCATATCTCTTTAAAGGCAACAATCGCTGGAAACAGAGTGTAGAACTTTGCAAGAAAGACAGACTATACAAG GATGCAATGCAATATGCTTCAGAATCCAAAGATACAGAGTTAGCAGAAGAATTGCTGCAGTGGTTCTTgcaggaagaaaagagagagtgttTTGGAGCTTGTCTCTTCACCTGTTATGACCTTCTAAGGCCAGATGTTGTCTTGGAAACTGCATGGAGGCACAACATCATGGACTTTGCCATGCCCTATTTTATTCAGGTCATGAAGGAGTACTTGACCAAG GTTGATGCAATAAAGGAAAAG
- the CLTC gene encoding clathrin heavy chain 1 isoform X2, with protein sequence MAQILPIRFQEHLQLQNLGINPANIGFSTLTMESDKFICIREKVGEQAQVVIIDMNDPSNPIRRPISADSAIMNPASKVIALKAGKTLQIFNIEMKSKMKAHTMTDDVTFWKWISLNTVALVTDNAVYHWSMEGESQPVKMFDRHSSLAGCQIINYRTDAKQKWLLLTGISAQQNRVVGAMQLYSVDRKVSQPIEGHAASFAQFKMEGNAEESTLFCFAVRGQAGGKLHIIEVGTPPTGNQPFPKKAVDVFFPPEAQNDFPVAMQISEKHDVVFLITKYGYIHLYDLETGTCIYMNRISGETIFVTAPHEATAGIIGVNRKGQVLSVCVEEENIIPYITNVLQNPDLALRMAVRNNLAGAEELFARKFNALFAQGNYSEAAKVAANAPKGILRTPDTIRRFQSVQAQPGQTSPLLQYFGILLDQGQLNKYESLELCRPVLQQGRKQLLEKWLKEDKLECSEELGDLVKSVDPTLALSVYLRANVPNKVIQCFAETGQVQKIVLYAKKVGYTPDWIFLLRNVMRISPDQGQQFAQMLVQDEEPLADITQIVDVFMEYNLIQQCTAFLLDALKNNRPSEGPLQTRLLEMNLMHAPQVADAILGNQMFTHYDRAHIAQLCEKAGLLQRALEHFTDLYDIKRAVVHTHLLNPEWLVNYFGSLSVEDSLECLRAMLSANIRQNLQICVQVASKYHEQLSTQSLIELFESFKSFEGLFYFLGSIVNFSQDPDVHFKYIQAACKTGQIKEVERICRESNCYDPERVKNFLKEAKLTDQLPLIIVCDRFDFVHDLVLYLYRNNLQKYIEIYVQKVNPSRLPVVIGGLLDVDCSEDVIKNLILVVRGQFSTDELVAEVEKRNRLKLLLPWLEARIHEGCEEPATHNALAKIYIDSNNNPERFLRENPYYDSRVVGKYCEKRDPHLACVAYERGQCDLELINVCNENSLFKSLSRYLVRRKDPELWGSVLLESNPYRRPLIDQVVQTALSETQDPEEVSVTVKAFMTADLPNELIELLEKIVLDNSVFSEHRNLQNLLILTAIKADRTRVMEYINRLDNYDAPDIANIAISNELFEEAFAIFRKFDVNTSAVQVLIEHIGNLDRAYEFAERCNEPAVWSQLAKAQLQKGMVKEAIDSYIKADDPSSYMEVVQAANASGNWEELVKYLQMARKKARESYVETELIFALAKTNRLAELEEFINGPNNAHIQQVGDRCYDEKMYDAAKLLYNNVSNFGRLASTLVHLGEYQAAVDGARKANSTRTWKEVCFACVDGKEFRLAQMCGLHIVVHADELEELINYYQDRGYFEELITMLEAALGLERAHMGMFTELAILYSKFKPQKMREHLELFWSRVNIPKVLRAAEQAHLWAELVFLYDKYEEYDNAIITMMNHPTDAWKEGQFKDIITKVANVELYYKAIQFYLEFKPLLLNDLLMVLSPRLDHTRAVNFFSKAKQLPLVKPYLRSVQNHNNKSVNESLNNLFIIEEDYQALRTSIDAYDNFDNISLAQRLEKHELIEFRRIAAYLFKGNNRWKQSVELCKKDRLYKDAMQYASESKDTELAEELLQWFLQEEKRECFGACLFTCYDLLRPDVVLETAWRHNIMDFAMPYFIQVMKEYLTKVDKLDASESLRKEEEQATETQPIVYGQPQLMLTAGPSVAVPPQAPFGYGYTAPPYGQPQPGFGYTM encoded by the exons CTGGGAAAACGCTTCAAATCTTTAACATTGAAATGAAGAGTAAAATGAAGGCTCATACTATGACTGATGATGTTACCTTCTGGAAATGGATTTCTCTGAACACTGTTGCTCTTGTAACGGACAACGCAGTCTACCACTGGAGCATGGAGGGAGAATCTCAGCCTGTGAAAATGTTTGACCGACACTCTAGTCTTGCAGGCTGCCAGATCATCAACTATCGTACAGATGCTAAGCAGAAATGGTTACTTCTGACTGGCATATCTGCACAG CAAAATCGTGTTGTGGGAGCCATGCAGCTTTATTCTGTAGATAGAAAAGTGTCCCAGCCTATTGAGGGGCATGCAGCTAGTTTTGCTCAGTTCAAGATGGAAGGTAATGCTGAGGAATCGACTCTCTTCTGTTTTGCAGTAAGAGGTCAAGCTGGAGGCAAG TTGCATATCATTGAAGTTGGCACACCACCAACAGGGAACCAACCATTTCCCAagaaagcagtggatgtcttCTTTCCTCCTGAAGCACAGAATGACTTTCCTGTAGCAATGCAG ATTAGTGAAAAACATGATGTGGTGTTTCTGATAACAAAATACGGTTACATCCATTTGTATGACCTTGAAACTGGCACCTGCATCTACATGAATAGAATCAGTGGAGAAACCATATTTGTCACTGCACCGCATGAAGCAACCGCTGGAATTATAGGCGTTAACAGAAAGGGACAA GTGCTCTCAGTATGTGTAGAGGAAGAGAACATAATTCCTTACATCACTAACGTGCTGCAAAATCCTGACCTGGCTTTGCGAATGGCTGTCCGCAACAATCTGGCAGGAGCGGAGGAACTCTTTGCCCGAAAATTCAACGCACTGTTTGCCCAGGGAAACTACTCAGAGGCAGCAAAAGTGGCAGCAAACGCACCAAAG GGAATCCTGCGTACTCCAGACACCATACGCCGGTTCCAGAGCGTTCAAGCACAGCCAGGTCAGACTTCTCCCTTACTCCAGTACTTTGGAATTCTACTAGACCAAGGTCAGCTGAACAAATATGAATCCTTGGAACTCTGCAGGCCAGTGCTTCAGCAGGGACGCAAACAGCTTCTGGAGAAATGGTTAAAAGAGGATAAG TTGGAGTGTTCAGAGGAATTAGGAGATCTAGTGAAGTCTGTGGACCCTACCCTGGCACTTAGTGTCTATCTAAGAGCTAATGTTCCTAACAAGGTCATTCAATGTTTTGCTGAAACAGGACAAGTCCAGAAGATTGTTCTGTATGCTAAGAAG GTTGGGTATACTCCAGATTGGATTTTCCTGCTGAGGAATGTAATGCGAATCagccctgaccaaggacagcagtTTGCTCAAATGCTAGTTCAGGATGAAGAACCTCTTGCAGATATCACACAA ATAGTGGATGTGTTTATGGAGTACAACCTAATTCAGCAGTGTACTGCCTTCTTGCTGGATGCATTGAAGAATAATCGCCCTTCTGAGGGTCCCCTGCAAACACGTTTACTCGAGATGAATCTCATGCATGCACCTCAG GTTGCAGATGCGATCTTGGGAAACCAGATGTTTACTCACTATGACCGGGCTCACATTGCACAGCTGTGTGAGAAAGCTGGCCTGCTGCAGAGAGCATTAGAACACTTCACTGACTTGTATGATATCAAGCGTGCAGTAGTTCACACTCATCTTCTCAACCCTGAG TGGCTGGTGAATTATTTTGGCTCCCTATCAGTAGAAGACTCTCTGGAGTGTCTGCGTGCCATGCTTTCTGCTAACATTCGTCAAAACCTGCAGATTTGTGTTCAGGTAGCTTCAAAATATCATGAACAGCTGTCAACACAGTCACTTATTGAGCTGTTTGAGTCTTTTAAGAGCTTTGAAG GTCTATTTTATTTCTTGGGCTCAATTGTAAACTTCAGCCAGGACCCAGATGTGCACTTCAAATATATCCAAGCTGCATGCAAGACAGGGCAAATTAAAGAAGTGGAAAGAATCTGCAGAGAAAGCAATTGCTATGATCCAGAACgtgttaaaaacttcctcaag GAAGCAAAACTGACTGACCAGTTACCACTGATCATTGTATGTGATCGCTTTGACTTTGTCCATGACCTCGTGCTGTACCTGTATAGAAATAATCTCCAAAAATATATTGAGATTTACGTACAGAAG GTGAATCCAAGCCGTCTGCCTGTTGTCATTGGGGGACTGCTTGATGTGGATTGTTCTGAAGATGTGATAAAGAACTTGATCCTTGTTGTGAGAGGTCAATTCTCCACTGATGAGCTTGTTGCAGAAGTAGAAAAAAGAAACAG GCTAAAACTGCTCCTTCCATGGTTAGAAGCAAGAATTCATGAGGGTTGTGAGGAACCTGCTACTCATAATGCACTGGCCAAAATCTACATAGACAGCAACAACAACCCAGAAAGATTTCTGCGTGAGAATCCCTACTATGACAGTCGTGTTGTGGGGAAGTACTGTGAGAAGAGAGACCCTCATTTGGCATGTGTGGCTTATGAGCGTGGGCAGTGTGACTTGGAGCTTATTAAT GTATGCAATGAAAACTCCCTCTTCAAGAGCCTTTCACGTTACTTAGTTCGCCGTAAGGATCCTGAATTGTGGGGGAGTGTACTGCTGGAAAGCAATCCTTACAGAAGACCACTTATTGACCAG GTTGTGCAGACTGCACTGTCTGAGACGCAGGACCCTGAAGAAGTGTCTGTTACTGTAAAAGCTTTCATGACTGCTGATCTTCCCAATGAGCTCATTGAACTGCTGGAGAAAATAGTTCTTGATAACTCTGTGTTCAGTGAACACAG GAATCTGCAAAACCTCCTTATTCTCACAGCTATTAAAGCTGACCGTACTCGTGTCATGGAATATATCAACCGTCTGGATAATTATGATGCTCCAGATATTGCTAACATTGCTATCAGTAATGAGCTTTTTGAGGAGGCTTTTGCCATCTTCAGGAAATTTGATGTCAACACCTCAGCTGTGCAG GTATTGATTGAACACATTGGAAACCTGGATCGTGCCTATGAATTTGCTGAACGCTGCAATGAGCCTGCTGTGTGGAGTCAGCTTGCTAAAGCCCAGCTTCAGAAAGGGATGGTAAAAGAAGCAATTGACTCCTACATTAAAGCAGATGATCCTTCCTCCTACATGGAAGTTGTTCAAGCTGCCAATGCTAGCG GGAACTGGGAAGAGCTGGTGAAATACCTACAGATGGCACGCAAAAAAGCACGAGAGTCCTATGTGGAGACAGAACTCATTTTTGCTCTTGCTAAAACAAACCGTCTAGCTGAGCTGGAAGAATTCATAAATGGACCTAATAACGCTCATATACAGCAA GTTGGTGATCGCTGCTATGATGAGAAGATGTACGATGCTGCTAAGCTATTGTATAACAACGTGTCAAATTTCGGCCGTTTGGCATCCACATTGGTTCACCTAGGTGAATACCAAGCAGCTGTTGACGGTGCTCGGAAAGCAAACAGCACTCGAACATGGAAAGAG GTTTGCTTTGCATGTGTTGATGGGAAAGAGTTCCGTCTAGCCCAGATGTGTGGACTTCATATCGTAGTGCATGCAGATGAATTGGAAGAGCTCATCAACTATTACCAG GATCGTGGATACTTTGAAGAGTTGATAACTATGTTGGAAGCAGCATTGGGACTTGAGCGTGCCCACATGGGAATGTTTACAGAGCTAGCAATTCTCTACTCCAAATTCAAACCCCAGAAGATGAGGGAGCACTTGGAACTATTCTGGTCCAGAGTCAACATTCCCAAG GTGCTAAGAGCTGCAGAACAAGCCCATCTTTGGGCAGAGCTGGTGTTCTTGTATGATAAATATGAAGAGTATGATAATGCCATCATCACAATGATGAATCACCCAACAGATGCATGGAAAGAAGGACAGTTCAAAGATATCATCACTAAG GTGGCCAATGTGGAGCTGTATTATAAAGCAATCCAGTTTTATTTGGAATTTAAACCCCTCTTGCTCAATGATCTGTTGATGGTGCTGTCTCCCCGGCTGGATCATACTCGTGCTGTAAACTTCTTCAGTAAG GCTAAACAGCTTCCCCTTGTTAAACCCTACTTGCGCTCAGTTCAAAACCACAACAACAAATCAGTGAATGAGTCTCTGAATAATCTCTTCATTATAGAAGAAGACTATCAg GCTCTTAGGACATCTATAGATGCCTATGACAACTTTGACAACATCTCCCTTGCTCAGCGTTTGGAGAAGCACGAGCTGATTGAGTTCAGAAGAATTGCTGCATATCTCTTTAAAGGCAACAATCGCTGGAAACAGAGTGTAGAACTTTGCAAGAAAGACAGACTATACAAG GATGCAATGCAATATGCTTCAGAATCCAAAGATACAGAGTTAGCAGAAGAATTGCTGCAGTGGTTCTTgcaggaagaaaagagagagtgttTTGGAGCTTGTCTCTTCACCTGTTATGACCTTCTAAGGCCAGATGTTGTCTTGGAAACTGCATGGAGGCACAACATCATGGACTTTGCCATGCCCTATTTTATTCAGGTCATGAAGGAGTACTTGACCAAG